A window of Diadema setosum chromosome 2, eeDiaSeto1, whole genome shotgun sequence contains these coding sequences:
- the LOC140246145 gene encoding aminoacylase-1-like yields the protein MAQESENPAVTNFREYLRFKTVEPDPDYDGANSFLKRMAGELGLPVQCVEVHPGKTIVIITWEGTDPSLKSIVLNSHIDVVPVFPEHWICDPFEAKKLENGDIVARGTQDMKCVGIQYIEAIRRLIKKGVRLLRTVHMTFVPDEEIGGFLGMQLFVKTPEFKALNMGFGLDEGLANPTDKFTLFYGERATWWIDVVCTGDPGHALMFVENTAADKARRVMDAFLDFRNEEKKRLKTEKLGDIQTVNLTRMSGGVANNVVPIELRLRFDLRLSPWQTPEYLEKKIEEMVAAGGDGVSFEWIRKGVCYTTPLEDSNAWWMAFKKACDEEKVELEKEIFPAATDSCYIRALGIPCLGFSPINNTKILLHDHNEFLNENVFLRGIAIYESIIPAIANVQ from the exons ATGGCCCAGGAAAGTGAGAACCCAGCAGTTACGAACTTCAGAGAATACCTCCGCTTCAAAACTGTCGAGCCCGATCCAGATTACG ATGGAGCGAATTCATTTCTTAAACGGATGGCAGGAGAGCTGGGGCTTCCAGTGCAGTGTGTTGAG GTCCATCCAGGCAAGACAATTGTCATCATAACGTGGGAAGGAACAGACCCATCCCTAAAGAGCATTGTTCTCAACTCTCACATTGATGTGGTGCCCGTCTTCCCT GAGCACTGGATATGTGATCCTTTTGAGGCGAAGAAACTGGAAAATGGCGATATTGTTGCCAGAGGAACTCAG GATATGAAGTGTGTTGGAATTCA GTACATAGAAGCCATAAGAAGACTGATCAAGAAAGGAGTGCGACTGCTGCGAACCGTTCACATGACATTTGTACCAG ATGAAGAGATCGGAGGTTTTCTAGGCATGCAGCTCTTTGTCAAGACACCCGAGTTTAAAGCCCTCAATATGGGCTTTGGCCTGGATGAAG GTCTGGCAAATCCTAcagacaagttcaccttattCTATGGGGAACGAGCTACCTGGT GGATTGACGTGGTATGCACTGGAGACCCTGGTCATGCCCTCATGTTTGTTGAAAACACTGCTGCAGACAAGGCT CGTAGAGTAATGGATGCCTTCCTCGATTTCAGAAATGAGGAGAAAAAGAG ATTGAAAACAGAGAAACTGGGAGATATCCAAACTGTGAACCTGACAAGAATGTCT GGCGGTGTAGCAAACAATGTCGTGCCCATAGAGCTGCGACTGCGATTTGACCTCAGGCTTTCCCCCTGGCAGACCCCAGAG TACCTGGAGAAGAAGATAGAAGAGATGGTGGCTGCTGGAGGAGATGGTGTGAGCTTTGAGTGGATCAGG AAGGGAGTGTGCTATACAACTCCACTGGAAGACAGCAATGCCTGGTGGATGGCTTTCAAGAAAGCATGCGATGAAGA AAAAGTGGAGCTTGAGAAAGAGATTTTCCCGGCGGCAACAGACAGCTGCTACATCAGAGCCCTTGGCATCCCCTGCCTAGGATTTTCTCCCATCAACAACACAAAGATCCTCCTTCACGACCACAACGAGTTCCTCAACGAGAACGTCTTTCTTCGAGGCATTGCCATCTACGAGTCCATCATTCCAGCCATTGCCAACGTGCAATAA